The following coding sequences are from one Rissa tridactyla isolate bRisTri1 chromosome 14, bRisTri1.patW.cur.20221130, whole genome shotgun sequence window:
- the ENG gene encoding endoglin encodes MGPRTAPLLPLLLALLGRPDPGRAEGCDLQPVTGEPPITLSYATSTVPRGCISNSSVGTGHEVHVLSVEWSKASAFPLKVSVMPQAGGCTRPVVLVLLCGRCSAIVTSPCPDLLVRTDAHLSLGTTVTPGPELPAATGEGQLLAWAQGAYGGITSYSELRDPRWVQVRLGEDAGSPPECVPQERFNAMPHLETEVFFHGVKGCSRRDAQSTRAAHIVRLQPEHSFPIAEVNLSLSCPERTVSDQILILQSRANLTWSLSVNNCHIQFLVSGNYKIVHIPSPLIPGEHLPDTEQGLIAKAFEKNYSVIASYSTIPASARVSLEIQEHGCPRRPTPPHPPPNMLPHMLLLTLQPWKCTDETMEIVIARSHLEPIKDVVNITLRDISCQAEKNATHFMLKTPLSHCGTSLEGRGHANNELILSLAKGAVLHSVRVAFECNIPRELFLRLFPTAAFEAPQTELEVNKEAFVQASMRWEDHPADLQLKECWLVAPGQEPELLVEAGEARGAGVAVMEGPPSSHGRKVWRFRFTYAVPEGGRVPFSATLKCKAGLQNNTIFEKVLEVTVKDSWRLPNNRGLGLAAVLGITFGAFLIGALLTAGLWYIYSHTRPISKLQPVSSTAPASESSSTNHSIGSTQSTPCSTSSMA; translated from the exons ATGGGCCCCCGAACCGCCCcgctcctgccgctgctgctggctctgctcggCCGCCCGG ATCCCGGGAGAGCCGAGGGCTGTGACCTGCAGCCGGTGACGGGGGAGCCACCCATCACCCTGTCCTATGCCACCAGCACGGTGCCGCGGGGCTGCATCAGCAACAGCTCCGTGGGCACCGGCCATGAAGTCCACGTCCTCAGCGTCGAGTGGTCCAAG GCTTCTGCCTTCCCACTGAAGGTGTCCGTCATGCCACAAGCTGGTGGCTGTACCCGGCCAGTGGTGCTTGTCCTCCTGTGTGGCCGCTGCTCCGCCATCGTCACCTCCCCGTGCCCAGACCTGCTTGTCCGCACC GACGCCCACCTCAGCCTGGGGACCACCGTCACTCCCGGCCCTGAGCTGCCCGCGGCCACCGGCGAGGGGCAACTACTGGCCTGGGCTCAGGGTGCCTACGGGGGCATCACGTCCTACAGCGAGCTGCGGGACCCCCGCTGGGTGCAGGTCCGGCTGGGAGAAG ATGCCGGCAGCCCCCCAGAATGCGTCCCCCAGGAGCGCTTCAACGCCATGCCGCACCTGGAGACCGAGGTCTTCTTCCACGGGGTGAAGGGCTGCTCGCGCAGGGATGCCCAGAGCACCAGGGCCGCCCACATCGTCCGCCTGCAGCCCGAGCACAG TTTCCCCATCGCGGAGGTGAACCTGTCCCTGAGCTGTCCTGAGAGAACCGTGAGCGACCAGATCCTCATCCTGCAGAGCCGGGCCAACCTCACCTGGTCCCTCTCCGTCAACAACTGCCACATCCAGTTCCTG GTCTCCGGGAACTACAAGATTGTGCACATCCCCTCACCGCTGATCCCAGGGGAGCACCTGCCGGACACGGAGCAGGGCCTCATCGCCAAAGCCTTTGAGAAGAACTACAGTGTCATCGCCTCCTACTCCACCATCCCCGCCAGCGCCCGTGTCAGCCTGGAGATCCAGGAGCATG GGTGCCCGCGACgaccaacccccccccaccccccccccaacatgcTGCCCCACATGCTGCTGCTCACGCTCCAGCCCTGGAAGTGCACGGATGAAACCATGGAGATCGTCATCGCCAGGTCTCACCTGGAG CCCATCAAGGACGTGGTGAACATCACCCTGAGGGACATCAGCTGCCAGGCAGAGAAAAACGCTACTCACTTCATGCTGAAAACCCCCCTCAGCCACTGCGGCACCTCGCTGGAGGGCAGGGGCCACGCCAACAATGAG CTCATCCTTAGCCTGGCCAAGGGCGCAGTGCTCCATAGCGTGCGG GTGGCCTTCGAATGCAACATCCCTCGGGAGCTCTTCCTGCGCCTCTTCCCCACTGCTGCCTTTGAGGCACCACAGACGGAGCTGGAGGTCAACAAGGAGGCCTTCGTGCAG GCGTCCATGCGGTGGGAGGACCACCCGGCCGACCTGCAGCTGAAGGAATGCTGGCTGGTGGCACCGGGGCAGGAGCCGGAGCTGCTGGTGGAGGCGGGGGAGGCGCGTGGGGCAGGGGTGGCCGTGATGGAAGGCCCCCCCAGCAGCCACGGGAGGAAGGTCTGGCGCTTCCGCTTCACCTACGCCGTCCCCGAGGGCGGGCGCGTCCCCTTCTCCGCCACCCTCAAGTGCAAGGCTGGCTTGCAG AACAACACCATCTTTGAGAAGGTCCTGGAGGTGACGGTGAAGGACAGCTGGCGGCTGCCCAACA ACCGCGGGCTGGGACTGGCCGCCGTCCTGGGCATCACCTTCGGCGCCTTCCTCATCGGGGCACTCCTCACCGCCGGGCTCTGGTACATCTACTCACACACCC GTCCCATCTCCAAACTGCAGCCGGTTTCCAGCACGGCACCAGCTTCAGAGAGCAGCAGCACCAACCACAGCATCGGCAGCACCCAGAGCACCCCCTGCTCCACCAGCAGCATGGCCTga